The Chlorocebus sabaeus isolate Y175 chromosome 16, mChlSab1.0.hap1, whole genome shotgun sequence genome window below encodes:
- the ZNF750 gene encoding zinc finger protein 750 yields MSLLKERKPKKPHYIPRPPGKPFKYKCFQCPFTCNEKSHLFNHMKYGLCKNSITLVSEQDRVPKCSKSNSLDPKQTNQPDATAKPASSKSVMNGVSAFDSKLQHSSAREDIKENLELQARGTHRCPGQKPALHRASACESPAPEAALGAQPALEGAARPSAFVPVGEHRLKGPDSAEAPETLALPNPTAKAASFHTKSAFHAPGYPWKAGSPFLPPEFPHKISSTKGLGAISPYMHPTIPEYPPHFYTEHGLATIYSPYLLAGSSPECDAPLLSVYGAQDPRHFLPHPGPIPKHLTPSPATYDHYRFFQQYPSNLPIPYGFYRPESAFSSYGLRLPPVAGLTRDQSSHLLEEATLVYPASSPSRLNPSDPNRKHIEFESPIPEAKDSSKAGQRDTEGSKMSPRAGSAATGSPGRPSPTNFTQTSQTCEGLCDLSNKAASSALGRLYQPEQSPTAFQPVKKIPECRPAQASDTRAESPISLNVVNGDPPGPTGSTSLVLEAAPSSPEDSSRMGPLNLSKKSEINPAATHEPTYQGSLQAETASFSELQDLPLNLSVKDPCNAPALRPPFPSQPRAAEPAAAALRKTGTEGSEDVPSHPETKPGSLDGDGAPPTGPGEEAPDARAVDSSEEQKQTAAVALCQLAAYSPRNIRVGDGDAAAPEPVCQQDTPTLSSTESQEAQGDLRPKGQKRTSQRDAGKSQQGAKKAKLQDTARVFTLRRRARVS; encoded by the exons ATGAGTCTTCTCAAAGAGCGGAAGCCAAAAAAGCCACATTACATCCCCAGGCCTCCGGGAAAGCCCTTCAAGTATAAATGTTTCCAATGTCCCTTTACTTGCAATGAGAAGTCCCATCTTTTTAATCACATGAAGTATGGTCTTTGTAAAAACTCGATTACTTTAGTATCAGAGCAGGATCGAGTTCCCAAGTGCTCTAAATCTAACTCGCTAGACCCTAAGCAAACCAACCAGCCCGATGCCACGGCCAAGCCAGCCTCTTCCAAGTCTGTCATGAACGGAGTCTCCGCCTTTGACTCAAAGCTTCAGCACAGCTCTGCCAGGGAAGACATCAAGGAAAACCTGGAGCTGCAAGCCCGGGGAACCCACAGGTGCCCAGGACAGAAGCCAGCCCTCCACAGGGCATCAGCCTGCGAGAGCCCAGCTCCGGAAGCCGCCCTCGGTGCCCAGCCTGCTCTGGAAGGCGCAGCTCGGCCTTCTGCATTTGTTCCAGTCGGCGAGCACAGACTTAAGGGGCCAGACAGCGCTGAGGCGCCTGAGACACTGGCTTTACCCAACCCCACTGCCAAGGCCGCCTCCTTCCACACCAAGTCAGCCTTCCACGCTCCTGGCTACCCCTGGAAAGCCGGCTCACCATTCCTCCCACCAGAGTTTCCACATAAAATCTCATCTACAAAGGGGCTTGGGGCCATTTCCCCTTACATGCACCCCACAATCCCAGAGTACCCGCCTCACTTTTACACAGAGCACGGGCTGGCCACCATCTACTCGCCTTACCTGCTGGCTGGGAGCTCGCCCGAGTGCGACGCGCCCCTGCTGTCAGTCTACGGAGCCCAAGACCCGAGACACTTTCTGCCTCACCCGGGGCCGATCCCTAAGCACCTGACTCCATCTCCAGCCACATATGATCATTACAGGTTTTTCCAGCAATATCCCTCTAATCTGCCAATTCCTTACGGATTTTACAGGCCAGAGTCTGCGTTTTCCTCCTACGGTCTCAGACTCCCACCTGTCGCTGGCCTCACCCGAGATCAGAGCTCTCACCTGCTTGAAGAAGCCACCCTGGTCTATCCAGCCTCAAGTCCTTCCAGGTTAAACCCTTCAGACCCCAACAGAAAACACATCGAGTTCGAAAGTCCAATTCCTGAGGCTAAAGACTCCTCCAAGGCTGGGCAGAGAGACACGGAAGGGTCCAAAATGAGCCCCCGTGCAGGGAGCGCAGCCACAGGCTCCCCGGGGAGGCCAAGCCCCACCAACTTCACGCAGACGAGCCAGACCTGCGAAGGCCTGTGCGACCTCTCCAACAAGGCGGCCTCCAGCGCACTGGGAAGACTCTACCAGCCGGAGCAAAGCCCCACAGCCTTCCAGCCTGTGAAGAAAATCCCAGAATGCCGACCTGCCCAGGCTTCTGACACCAGAGCAGAGTCTCCAATAAG CCTCAATGTTGTGAACGGAGACCCCCCCGGTCCGACAGGAAGCACCTCTCTCGTCTTGGAGGCCGCGCCTTCCAGTCCGGAGGACAGCTCCAGGATGGGTCCCCTCAACCTCtccaagaaatcagagataaacCCGGCAGCCACCCACGAACCCACGTACCAAGGCAGCCTCCAGGCGGAAACCGCCAGCTTCTCAGAGCTGCAGGACCTTCCTCTCAATCTCTCGGTGAAGGACCCCTGCAACGCCCCGGCTCTGAGGCCTCCCTTCCCCAGTCAACCACGAGCTGCAgaacctgctgctgctgctctacGGAAGACTGGGACAGAAGGTTCTGAGGATGTGCCCAGCCACCCTGAGACCAAGCCAGGCAGCCTCGATGGTGACGGGGCCCCACCCACAGGCCCCGGCGAGGAGGCTCCAGACGCACGTGCGGTGGACAGCAGCGAGGAGCAGAAGCAGACGGCAGCTGTGGCCCTGTGCCAGCTGGCAGCCTACAGCCCCAGGAACATCCGGGTGGGCGATGGGGATGCTGCAGCCCCGGAACCTGTCTGCCAGCAAGACACACCCACACTCAGCTCCACGGAGAGCCAGGAGGCCCAGGGTGACCTCAGACCCAAAGGACAAAAGAGGACAAGTCAAAGGGATGCTGGAAAATCCCAGCAAGGAGCTAAGAAGGCAAAGCTGCAGGACACGGCCAGAGTGTTCACACTACGAAGGAGGGCCCGGGTATCCTAA